The window tgtaataggttgagtaaatgagttaaatatgtaaatgggcattccatttgacctagttttgtaattttctctattattaatcatagaaaataaaaaatacgcatAGAAAAACTTGAACCTATGATTAATCCGATCCAAATGCTTTACCTCTATTTCACTATATATCTATTTGTTCATcatattctcttattttctttcttttttttctctattcttttcatttatttcttttttcatatattcTTTTAAACTTTAAATGGGTAAATGGGGATACCCGCGGGGCGCAGTGGTGGAGCCAAGAATTTAgatttggggggggggggggggggggggggcgctAATTTTAGCCATGGAGTTaatggtaaattttcaaagtccagcccgttagggttgggcaaaatttttttagactccaacgcgttaaaactgtaaaaatgttatcatttttttagaaacaagcattgaattaataaaaaattaaatatgtttacttttttcgtgttggacacttttaatgttttagcgAACACATCATGGTGTGTTCGCTAAAATATTAAAAGTTTCTGACGGTGTGATTGCTAAAAGTGTCCAGcgtaaaaatagtaaatatatttaattttctatgagttcaatgctagtttctaaaaaattataatatttttataatttttatttctaatttttttatatttttcataatttaagatttaatttaaaaactaaattatttgaatttcaaaagtaagaaattaatttttttaatgataaagacataataaaaatgaattcaaaagtgttataaaaaaaataaagagtttatttaaattaattaataataataatatgtttttataattattgaaaaaataaagttaaaataaataaataaattctaaaataaaatgagattaGATGGATTTGAAGCTAGGACCTTTTAAACATGAGCATAtatccttaaccatctcattcacctttaaacattgaaatgaTATTATATGGAATTAATCTATGCTAATTTTCGGGGGCTACTGGGACTAAACGATAAATACTCAAGGGTGGAGTCGGTAGCCGGGGAGCTCCGGCCCCCCCGAGCCTTGGGCTGGCTCAGCCCCTAGCAGGGCGGGGACGATGATGAATTTTGTCCCCGTTTGTTTCGCGGGACGGATATAGGGATTCCCCGTTTAATCGGGGAACGAGGATGAGAACTCCAATCCCCGCCCcgcccgtttacatccctaagAGCATTGGTTTGCTTTCCAGCAATAGCAATACATGGAGACAAAATACAAAATAAGAGACTTGATACATCGGCTAATTTGAGCCACTTATAGAAAAAATGTTAATCGGtcctttaaatttttaattttttcatttgATCATCATGCATTTacttatttcataaattaaatacATGGGGGCTATTGTTTCACCCttattttaatttggttaagtttcgtaattaattactcaatttagtctaaattatataatttgatGGAATTCGAACCTAATGTTATCAAGTAATCTAGCTTGaatttgtaattattttattaattacttttttcGTCAAACTTTGTGTAACATATGAAGTTTTGGGTCAAGTTGGTAATTTACCAATTTTTTCTAGTTTAAATGTGtaattttcaaattaaataCACAATATATAGCAACAAATTTTCGTGGAAGTTGGACAGGAGATAGTGGGGCTGAACATGGTTAGTGGGTGAAAACAGTTGGGAGCAACCTTGTTTTAGAGTTAGAGAGTATCATTGGCTATAGAACTTTTTTACTGAAACGTGGAACTTTCTTGCTGGGTATATAATCTACAGCATAATTACAGAATTTAACAGTAGAAAAGAGAAAGTGGAGGAGAGTAGTTACAAAATTTTCTTGCTGAAACGTGGAGTTTTCTTGCTAGGCAGTTACTTGCATATTATTTACAACATAAATACAGATTTTGCAATATTACGAAATCTGTGAATTGAAATCATCTATgcgaaatctgcgaagtcagatggAATGAAGAAAGACGGAAGGCTAAAAAAATCTAAGTGTTatatatgtaataggttgagtaaaaaggttaaatatgtaaatgtatctcccatttaatcaaattttataatttttcctaaTTTTGACCATgtaaagttttttttaagaggatgagttcttttttttttgaaagattaaGAGGATGAGTTCGAATCCATAACTATCCACTTCTAATTTCAGAGATATACCAATTGAGTTATGTTCATTTTGTACATGTGGATATATATGAATTTCATACCTTgcacatgtaatttttttttagaagacCGCTAGTATAAATGAtttcacataaaaaaaaaataaagctgataatttttttttataaattattttcaaCACATTATGATTTATTGATAGAAATGTGgtgtaaatttaatcaaaattgaAAGAATTTAAATTTAAGCCAATTTTGAAATTAAAACTTTTGCTCTTTTGTTGAAAAcaatataaaaagtaaataatttattaatccccATCTCTTTAcgtaacacattgtttagttctcatattttaaaaaatacattataagaTTCTTATGATTTGTCAATATTGATTctttggtcattttgtctatttttttagatttttaatccaACATATCCTAGCTTTTAAGACAGCCATAGTAGAATACAAAATGATCATGTACTCTGTTATTTTTTGTTTATCTATTTATGTCAAATATAacagttaaaaatctaaaaaaaattgacaaaaagactaaaagattaatatttacaaaAGACAAGGACATTGGACATCacaatgtgtttttcaaaatagaaggactaaatagtatgttaggtaaaaaatggaggactaataaattatttatccatatAAAAATGATAATACTTAAATTTTACCAACTACAATAATGGTAAAAGCAATTATAATCAAATGCCAACTACGAGCGATGAGAAATTGTTATTTTTGTTTGCCAAATTTGACGTTAAATTCTCCATTGAGTTAAAATTTAACATGTATTGATACTTAGAAGTTTACTTAATTTTTTCATTCTATTTgctatttcattttttaaaggAAGCGTTTTAAGTGTTTAATCAGAAACATTCTAGCTAAGCGGACTAAAAAGACATTTAAATACAAGTGTAACATGACATTGGAAGGTTATATTATCATTGGTTAAGCTTTTGTTAAAAAAAGAGTAATTATAATGGTTAGActatgcttattttgtttttgacaaagtaagtcttactttgtttttaccaccattggatgaacttactttgttaaagtccaccatcatccaatggtgaaaaaaacaaagtaagttttactttgtcaaaaacaaaataatcatAGAAGTCACcgtaattataatcaaattaatttcatttttaccaattaagaaaaatgaagtgttaatctaaaaaattctttaatttgatatatatgaaaatatacaaTGTAAAAAAGAAAGGGGAAAAACAAAAGCCCTCCTTAAACCTCCCTCCCCTTCTACCCTAGGATCTCTGCTCATTCCTTACTCCACCAAAGAATGCAATCACTTTTCCAATCTCTCCCCAAACATTGCCGCGGCCGCCGTTACCAACACCACCGTGGCATTTCCGACTTTCCTTCCGTAAAACACCCTCGCGACCGGGGCCTTGACCATGCAGTGCAGAGAGAAAAGCACCTGAAGTCCCTGATGAACATCAAGAACCTCATAAAATCAGAGCCGACAAGATCGCTTCCTCTCTCAGTAATCGCTCAACAGAAGGAGCCCCTTAAAATCCCCATTCGCCCTATCGACTTCATTCGGAAATACCCTTCAATTTTCGAAGAGTTTTTCCCAGCTGGCATTACTATCCATCCTCACATCAAGCTCACGCCACAGGTACTTGATATTGATGCTGACGAGCAGTTAGTTTATCAGAGCCAGAATTATAGGCAGGATGTCGCTAATAGACTCTTAAAATTGTTAATGatttctagaattgataaaataCCATTGACTGTTCTTGATGATATAAAATGGGATTTGGGTTTACCTGAAGATTATGTGAAAAGCATGGTTCCTGACTTTCCTGACTGTTTTCGTGCGATTGGTAGTAAGAACTTGTCATCTGGATTGAGTTCAGATTTGGAATTGGAGTTGGTTTGTTGGAGTAATGAATTGTCTACTTCCTTGATGGAGAAGAAGGCAACAAGTGGAAAAATGGGTTACAAAAAGGGGATGCCTATTGCATTTCCTATGAAATTTACTAAGGGTTTTGAGGTTGATAAGCAATTGAAGAAGTGGTATGATGAGTGGCAAAAGTTGCCTTATATTTCTCCATTTGAGAATATGACACACCTTGGACCTAATACTGATGAATCCGACAAGTGGGCAGTGGGGATTTTACACGAACTTCTTAGTCTTTTTGTTTCAAAGAAGGTGGAGAAGGATACTTtgttgaatttaggaaattggTTAGGAATCTGCCCAAGGTTGAAGAGAGCATTGATTCACCATCCTGGGATATTTTACTTGTCAAGTAAAGGAGGAACTTATACTGTGGTTTTAAGGGAGGCCTATAAGAGGGGATTGCTTAATGAGAGGAGTCCAATGGCGAAAATAAGAAATCAGTATGCTCATCTAATGAACATAATGACTGAAGATAGCAAAAAAGTTGGTGCTCTGGGTGGAAGCAAACAACAAGAGAAGAAGCCATCCCATGAATCTGAAGAccaaagagaaaaagatgatGATCAGAATGGTACTGAGACAAATGATAAAGATTCTGATTTCGAGTATGAGGATGATGATGATaatgaggaggaggaggaaggtaGGATTAGAACACGTGCTCATGGAAATGCTCGGTCTAGTTTATCAAGAACAAATAGGAAGAACTTGAATGCAAAGGGGTCTTCCGTAAATGGTGGAAGGAAAAGTTTGGTCCAGAAACACTATGGGAAAACCAAGGATAAAGCGCCACCAAGAGATTTTAAGAGAAAAGAAATGTCCAAAGAAAATTTCCATTCAAGCTCACGAGACAGGTTGACTAAGAGCAAGACGAAATTATCGACACAAAAGAGGACAACTACATCGTGATCTCGTTTATCTATTGAAAACAAAGGCAGGTTGGCTTTTTAACCTCGTTATTTCCTAGTCAGGATATTTTACTTGCCAACAAACTTGTACATTTTGTATTGCAGTTACTATTTCAATAATTTTTGTTGAGCTTAGAACAAATATCTAGAGTAGaaaattaattttctatttatttgacAAATGTTGTGCACCCACAGCAataaaaaagcaaaagaaaaagtcAGATTGAGTTTGTTGTGTGTGCTCGTGCATTATATAATGCGCGTGTGAAGTTATGTTGTGTGTCCGTGTGTCACGTTAGTTTGTGTTAATGTTAGGTTTGTTATGGCAATTAGACAGCCTTATAAAGGCAGAGTTGTATTTGTCCGTTACTCATAAGCAATAATTGCTCATGTTCTCTGGAGGTGAATTAATGCAAGTGCAGTTTTGTTATCAAGAAATTCATGAATTCTAGGGGATCTCCCGAACGAGCCCTTATCACATTCCACCATAGGTTCAAAAGGAAGAAAATCCAACAAATGAAAAGAACTTCACCCATCCCATGACTAGATTCCATGTTTTCTGATTTGTTGGATTGTGCTAAGGCCATACAGAGAACCCTTCGATCTCATGAAAATTCTTGATGACAATAGTTCACTTCCATTAATTCACTTTGAGAATATAAAGAGTATTTGGTGTTACTGCTTATGAGTAACCACCAAATACAACTGCACCTTATAAGGCTATCTAATTAACATAACAAACCACCCAACATTAACTAACTTAACACACAGTACTACACACAAATAACACATGAGCATATACTGCAATTTCAATCTAACTTTTGCCTTTTTACTGCTGTGGGTGCATAATAACAGATCTATCAGAAACACTGGGTATTCGTAGAATCATCAATGTAGGAGTATGGACTCTATGTAAGCAGTACATTGAGAAAAGTCAAATGTTTGTTCAATTATCCTCCTCTTGTTAATGATCTGGACTTCTAAGGATAACTACCATAAAATAATAGCTGATGTTGAAGATGGGCCTTTTTTGGGGGTCAAATTTCGCATCGTCATACAGTTTGAGGCAATGAGATCTAATTGTGCAACAGTTTGATTTCATTAATTTATCTAATTCTGCATCAAGCGTAAACTCTATGTTCATACCAGGTACTTTGACTGTTCTTACTGAGTTACTAGCTTAAAGTTCGTTGCACATAATTTGGTAGAGGCTCTCTCTTGTTATAAAAGATATACGGCTTGAAAAACAAGCCATTTAATTTCCCATACCATGGTATAGATAGATGTATGACTTGGTTGTAGAACAGATCTATGCCTACTGCTGTTTATGATAATTGATAGGCAACAGTTTTGCATGAGAGATCTTAGGTTCTAGCAGTAATGAAGGGTTTTGGATGTAGAGATTAACTTGggaaaaaaatcaaacaattGATACTAAAGGGTAAAGAGTGACTATGTTGcttaaatatgaaaataagttttctgGACATTAGGTATGGTGAAATCTGGCTTGCTAGGCTACCATTAGATATTTCCTATGCTTACCACTGAGACTTTCATAGAGGTTTAATGGTGTAAGTGTTGAACTTGATACGTAGAGGTTGAGAGTAGATAATAGAGGATATTGCAGCAAGGAGGGCAGGGGGAGCGGAAAGGGAGACTGCACATAGATACCTCAATAACTAGTTCCTCAGTATTTCATAACCAAGGTCTCTCAAAGTTGCTAGATTATATCTAAAGATTCATCATTTCTAGGACTACTAATACTCTTAAATAGATAATTCTGAACAAAGGCTAGGTTTGTACCACAGGTAAATAGTTTACTGAGGAACAGAAGTCCCTAGTAGGTATGCGAAGTTCCTAACCAGTGCAACCCAAAGAAATCCcacaaaaaatttcaaagttTATGAGCATAGCTTATTTAGTGCTTACCGATTAAAAAAGCCTAATTCACATTTCTACCATAGAGTCATGTAgacaaaattatattttatgtgATGATTTTGCATTGAAAAATAGGGTCTATGCTTGAGTTTACAAATCGTTACTAATGATTTTTATGTTCTTTGGACTTGGATATAGCGTATGATGATCTTGTGTTGGCAGATTTAGGTAATAGTTGAAAGAATAGGCACTAGGCAGACATCGGAGTGCTTAGAAGCTGTTTAGTGGAAAAACTATTAGCTAATTAACTTCTGACAACTGTTACCCTAAAACTTAGAAGTTAATTGCTTTTAGTTATTGGAAGCAGAACAGGAGATACTAATTCTGTCAGCTTCTTTTTTGTATTATTTTGCTGTAGTTATTGGTCATTTTTAAATGGCTAAAACCTAAAAAAATTCCATTTGACATTTGAACATGTCCCATGAAATTTTCAAGGGCAAAAATTAGACTTTCTTGTTTAATCTTGAAATCCCAGTATTCCATTCTAAATTGGTGAGCTCTGTTCTGGCTTTCtgagttttaattttttcattttcattttcttttaccTATTTCACAACTACATGTAGTAATGATTAATCAACACCTCTACTCTCACTGTTCCATTGCCTCTTCTCGCCAATCTGAAGGAAAAGCATTCACTTTCACGACTTGAAGCTGATTTTCATATTGCCTTTACTTTAAGGTGGGTTTTGATTTCTTATGTAGGTTATGTTTGGTAAATAGCTTTTTGGGAGTAAATTTAGAAGTTTGagccactttagaggtttgactttGAGCCACTTTAGAGGTTTCGACTAGTCAAATCTCTAATAGTGTTGTTTGATGAATAGAtgtttgaaagagtttattaggttcaaaaagctaattttgaaaaagctatTTGTAGGTGtcttttcaattagtttattgcttaatttttttaaggATAATTTTACTCTAATTGCTACTCTTTAACCCCAAATGAAGGTTTTACTATGTTCTTATTTGCCATTTTACACAAACATCTATTATCAATAAGTTAAGTTTTACTAAACAAGTTTGCACAATCATCTAGTCAAATTAGCTAACTAAAAAGTAATCAGTTAACATCTAATGTGTTATTTGCTAAACAGAGCCATAgagttaatatatatatatataaaagaccATGTTTGTTAAAAAGCTTTTTTGGGGTAAAATTTGAGGTTTGAGCTATTTTAGAGGTTTTAACTAGTCAAACATCTAATAGTGGTGGTCGGTGAAGAgatgtttgaaagagcttattgggtccaaaaagctaatttcatctttttcaattagcttattaccCCATCTATTTTGAAAGACATTTTTACCTCTAATTTTTACCATTTAATCTCAAATAAAGGTTTTAGCATttctttatttgtcattttacacaaatagCTATTAACAATCAACTAAGTTTTAttaaacaagtttacacaatcggCTAATCAAACTAGTTAGTCAAATTAGCTAACTAAAAAGTAATTAGCTAACAACTAATGTAATATTCTAATATAGCTAACAACTAACAATTATTTGTCAAACATGGTTAAAATAAATAGCCAAATATGCTTTCGTAATTGTTAACGACAGACAAATATATCATAAGTTAAACAGTAAGGTTAATTGGCATAATTCTGTTAATCTAGCCATCATACCACTTCGGGTATATTTATCTCTTAACAATTACTACAAGAGCATATTTTgatgtttatttgatataaatgGAGTGACATGTGAGGTAATATGCTCTTTATTTGATATAAATGGAGTGGCATGTGAGGTAGAGGCGATGTGGAATTATATTTGATATCATTTGAAAAATATGATGATATAtttaattgtttatttgatataggaACCTactgtttatttttatatagggACATACGTGcacatataaatttatttaatattgaGGCATGTAGCAcgaataaatataaggatatatatatatatatatatatatatatatatatatatatatatatatatatatactcaccctattatatatatatatatgagtgctAAATTTGCCCCCAAGGACTATCAATGaatatcaaattttttttaagaatcaaTTTTACTCTTGTCACCTTAAATTTAATGTTGCCCCCATGGTAGGCACCCTACTTCAGTTTTGCTCTCATACTATTAGTCTAGCTCAATTCATCATTATCACTCTTAAGGGTGTAAATGAGTCTTGGTAGTTCGCGAACTATTCGAACTCGGTTCGGTGAAAGTTCGATCAAAGCTCGATTTGATagggctcggctcggctcgagcaCAAGCTAAGATCGAGTTTCCTCAGATTCGGTTCGAAAGCttgcgagcaggctcgattatttttaattactatatatatttcatatataattattatatattctattggttattattagttttcatcaTAATTCACAACTCAAATAAGATTTAATCCATCaaaaaaatgacacaaaaaaGTTTAGACATTTGAGTCTTTAACTAGACAATTCGGTTTtgataaagaacaaaatacGTTACAAACTTTAATATACATTTcattgtttgaattttttttccgaGTTTGTGTTTTCCGAACATAAGTACCATCTACTATTCTGAAATCTCGACAATaatataattgtttttttataaatattttaaactcatatggagtatattataaaacttttttgttttctacgctacttattctatgtatgcatgatgaatttggttaaacctcgttagaagctcgataaaagctcggttcGATCAAAGTTCATCAAAGTTCGGTTCGAAagggctcggctcgtttacaccCCTGATCACTATCATTTTCTAAGTAAATATtgacaaaaataccctttgaAAAAGAGTAAATTAAGCTAGGGCATCTAGCGTGGGGATAATATTGCGCAATTTTGTACGATTATGGTAAAATTTGTTTTCCCCTTCTGCCCTTATCCCTATACACACATTGTTCTTGTATGCCTCTGCCACATTAATTTGGAAGGAATGCTGTGGTTTGTTAGGGTTTCTACGTACTTTATTCTATCTTTATGCTAGATTTTGACCCTATTTTGGTTTAAATAACAACCctctctcttcttttttttttttacagacaaccctcttctttttattctcaaaaaaaaaaaaaaaaaccgtcttcttttaatttgataaattgcttgatccttgtgttttttatttagttatttataatttagtaaggaagttttttgtttgaaaaaaaagaaaaataattattttattcataaaaataataatatatataaataattaaattacaatCCAAAAGTACATCACGTAATTTTATAGTGATGGAATAATAGTAAACCGTACTTGAAATTTTTTGGCACAACGCTGAGAAACACATTTCATCCAAAATcgattttatagtttttttctcCAAGAATGAATTTATGATATTTCAAAAAGCTAGATTTATGTGATGAATGACAAAATTATTCCGTTCCTAAAGCAAAACAAagtcagaaaaaaaaaacaaagtttactataataaatcaattaacaaagttataaagaaaaagcaaaacaaaaagAGGGTTAAGAATAGTAAAATATTGTTGAATGGAGCAGAAAGAGACTGAACAACAGATGAAAAAGTAAGAAGAGCAGAGTGACCCCTCAGGCAAGGCAAGGGTGAATTGAACAGCGCCCAGTATTGATATCATCAATTCAGAACTTCTCTATTTGTCTTCTTATCCCTTCTTTATAATATCCTTCCTTACTTTTCCATCTAAGGTTATTCATAATTAAAACATCAGaggtttaaaattcataaatactTCTATTATTATAAGTAAAGACTCGTTTTTAACATCATAAACGGTATAATTGATGAGTTTAAAGctaacaagttgggtcaattttatattttatacatAATTCTTTTTTGTTTTACTCCACATATGTGTTATGTTATCATGTATCAATAACATATCAAAGACACACTCGAAGACTCTTAGAATAGAAGAATTACAAGATGAAACTTAGTATACAATTGGGTCAAGTAGGAATAAAGCCTATACATAAATAAGCCCAGGGGATTAGTATAAATAGAGTAATACCTTACTAAGAATGTAATTCAATTTCTATTCTTCTTCAGATACAATACGTATTTGTTTCCTTCCATACTGGTTCATATTGTcaagatggtatcagagccatggtagGAAGGAAGccgaaaaaaaatcgaaatccAAAATCAATAGTGGAGGAACACACAATTGTTGATCAAGAAATTGATTCGATAGAATCAGAAGAAGTTGAGGTTGAAGACGACTCTTTCTTTGAAGCGGAAGAGTTCAATAACGATCAGATGCAGAACAATAATCGCAATCGCGATCAACCTAATCCTCCTCTGCCCCTCAATCAGGCGCAATCGTGCTACAGTCATGATAATCCAGGAGCAATTTTGGTTAGTAATCTTCTTACCAACAACAATTATTTCACTTGGTCACATGCCATGGTGCGAGCCCTAACtgtgaagaagaaactgaaatTCATCCATTCCGATGATCCTCCTCCACAAAAGGAAACTCCAGCATATGATGAATGGAAAGAAAATGATTGTTTAGTAATAGCATGGATCTTGAACTCAATACACAAAGATTTTGCTGAATCTTTTGTTTTCGCATCTTCTGCTCGCTCCTTATGGAAAGAATTGGAACAACGATTCGGTGATAATAATTCACCCATGCTATTCAGACTAAAACGGCAGATTTGCACAACAATTCAAGGTAACCAATCTATTTGTTCTTATTTCTCTGCTTTGAAGAAACTATGGGATGAACTTAGTCTATTGAGACCCTTGCCTGAATGTCGGTGTGGTGCTATTAGAGAATGTGTTTGCAATGCTTATAAACGCATCTTAGATATGAATGAGGAAGATCGTTTGATGCAATTTCTTACTGGCTTGAATGAAGGATATGAACCCGTGATTAATCAGATCTTGTTGCTTGATCCTTTGTCTCTTGTGAACAAAGCATTTTCTATGGTCCTTAAGATCGAAAAGCAGAAAGAAATTCACATTGATCAGAACCTAGAATTTGCTAATTACACTATGCATCAACTCTCTAATAGTCATCCCTCTAATAACAATAGACACAAACAACAAGATTTTGAGAAGAAGGAGGACAAGTTTTGTGTTTACTGTCGAAAAACAGGACATATCAGGGAAGAATGCTTCAAACTTATCGGATATCCTGACTGGTTCAAGAATCCTAGCAAGAGGAAGACTAAAGGGAAACCTAATGGCAATAGAGGTGGATCGAACAACTCGAATAGAACACATATGGCAGCGGTTGCAACCGATAACAAGTCCACACCAATTGATGAATGTGCATATGAGGAGGGGGAAGAAAAACTTGATAATAAGGCTATGGAACACATGTTGCAGGAAGTCTATAGAATGCTAAAAGGGAAAAATCAAATATCACAACAACCTACAACTGATTTCTCTGCCTTCGCTGGATTTTCTGGTAATGTGAATTCCTTTCCTCTTATTAC of the Euphorbia lathyris chromosome 7, ddEupLath1.1, whole genome shotgun sequence genome contains:
- the LOC136200957 gene encoding protein WHAT'S THIS FACTOR 9, mitochondrial, which codes for MQSLFQSLPKHCRGRRYQHHRGISDFPSVKHPRDRGLDHAVQREKHLKSLMNIKNLIKSEPTRSLPLSVIAQQKEPLKIPIRPIDFIRKYPSIFEEFFPAGITIHPHIKLTPQVLDIDADEQLVYQSQNYRQDVANRLLKLLMISRIDKIPLTVLDDIKWDLGLPEDYVKSMVPDFPDCFRAIGSKNLSSGLSSDLELELVCWSNELSTSLMEKKATSGKMGYKKGMPIAFPMKFTKGFEVDKQLKKWYDEWQKLPYISPFENMTHLGPNTDESDKWAVGILHELLSLFVSKKVEKDTLLNLGNWLGICPRLKRALIHHPGIFYLSSKGGTYTVVLREAYKRGLLNERSPMAKIRNQYAHLMNIMTEDSKKVGALGGSKQQEKKPSHESEDQREKDDDQNGTETNDKDSDFEYEDDDDNEEEEEGRIRTRAHGNARSSLSRTNRKNLNAKGSSVNGGRKSLVQKHYGKTKDKAPPRDFKRKEMSKENFHSSSRDRLTKSKTKLSTQKRTTTS